The following are from one region of the Lujinxingia vulgaris genome:
- a CDS encoding RecQ family ATP-dependent DNA helicase, whose translation MNLPAPFAPIAPSIDAALHDIFGFESFRTGQRRGIEAVVEGNDTLIVMPTGSGKSLCYMLPGCVLPGLTLAVSPLIALMKDQADALESFNIPATYINSSLSWDEQRQRLAGMRAGAFKVVLVAPERFKSQAFLDALAGVPIGLFAIDEAHCISQWGHDFRPDYLNLGEVRQKLGAPTTLALTATATPDVQRDIAAQLDFDNHSVVVSGFERPNLFFEVYPARSRRSKYERIEALLDQTPEGSKVIYCATRKQVEEVGRNLRESGYYPALYHAGLSDQERDEVQDAFMAGDAPLLIATNAFGMGVDKSDVRAIVHFNIPGSVEAYYQEAGRAGRDGEPAHCLLLYNRADLRIHEFFTENSFPDRKLVERLWTLLQKHGVGMHTLDADMLADHLSRAGDDRVHPWAVGSALRLLERGGHLAFGQRGPAPWLEVIDQARTRDLRVDWDALNARRGVDEQHQEDMVRYATGHTCRQVYLVRYFSDTAHDIAECKRCDRCCGPPSYAQAAGQVRAPIVVREPAQTVLRKVLSGIARARGKWGAHVIAAMLRGSRAKKITGAGLDRLSTHGILHALRQDDLVRLLDVCSQLGLTTQNTYGCLSLTDAGTELMMSSEPLSETVADVLARHLRSTSESGEIPPGRAASRPTESFPRPASGDGELGETYLRTLMLAREGHDYRQIAEERGLTPSSVLRHFMTLAQRGHKLPLDDHADGRLLPELRELASDWSPDDKLAELKERLTTPCDYDTLKLNLAIVLQERFEHAQTPEAS comes from the coding sequence ATGAACCTCCCCGCTCCCTTCGCACCTATCGCGCCCTCGATCGACGCGGCGCTCCACGACATCTTCGGCTTTGAGTCCTTTCGCACCGGCCAACGCCGCGGCATCGAGGCGGTCGTCGAGGGCAACGACACGCTGATTGTGATGCCCACCGGCAGCGGCAAGAGCCTCTGCTACATGCTCCCGGGCTGCGTGCTCCCGGGGCTCACACTTGCGGTCTCACCGCTGATCGCCCTGATGAAAGATCAGGCCGATGCGCTTGAATCCTTTAACATTCCAGCCACTTACATCAACTCCTCGTTAAGCTGGGATGAGCAACGTCAACGCCTGGCGGGCATGCGCGCCGGCGCCTTCAAGGTTGTTCTGGTAGCCCCGGAGCGCTTTAAGAGCCAGGCCTTCCTCGACGCCCTGGCGGGCGTGCCCATCGGACTTTTTGCCATCGATGAGGCGCACTGCATCAGCCAGTGGGGCCACGACTTCCGCCCGGACTACCTCAACCTCGGCGAGGTCCGTCAGAAGCTGGGTGCGCCCACGACGCTGGCGCTCACCGCCACGGCAACCCCGGACGTTCAGCGCGACATCGCCGCCCAGCTCGACTTTGACAATCACAGCGTCGTCGTCTCCGGTTTTGAGCGCCCCAACCTCTTCTTTGAGGTGTATCCGGCCCGCAGCCGCCGCTCCAAATACGAGCGCATTGAGGCTCTGCTCGACCAGACTCCCGAGGGCAGCAAGGTCATCTACTGCGCCACGCGCAAGCAGGTCGAAGAGGTGGGGCGCAACCTGCGCGAGTCGGGCTACTACCCGGCGCTCTACCACGCCGGGCTCTCCGACCAGGAGCGCGACGAGGTCCAGGACGCGTTTATGGCCGGCGACGCCCCGCTGCTCATCGCCACCAACGCCTTCGGCATGGGCGTCGATAAGAGCGATGTGCGCGCCATCGTGCACTTCAACATTCCCGGCAGCGTTGAGGCTTATTATCAGGAGGCCGGGCGCGCCGGTCGCGATGGTGAGCCGGCCCATTGCCTGCTTCTCTACAACCGCGCCGATCTTCGCATCCACGAGTTTTTCACCGAAAACTCCTTCCCTGACCGCAAGCTGGTGGAGCGGCTGTGGACGCTACTGCAAAAACACGGCGTGGGCATGCACACCCTCGACGCCGACATGCTCGCCGACCACCTCTCGCGCGCCGGCGACGATCGGGTGCACCCCTGGGCGGTGGGCTCGGCGCTGCGCCTGCTGGAGCGCGGCGGGCACCTGGCCTTTGGCCAGCGCGGTCCGGCCCCCTGGCTGGAGGTCATCGACCAGGCCCGCACCCGCGATCTTCGGGTGGACTGGGACGCGCTCAACGCGCGCCGCGGCGTCGATGAGCAACATCAAGAAGATATGGTGCGCTACGCCACCGGCCACACCTGCAGGCAGGTCTACCTGGTGCGCTACTTCAGCGACACCGCCCACGACATCGCCGAATGCAAGCGCTGCGACCGCTGCTGCGGCCCCCCCTCCTACGCCCAGGCCGCAGGCCAGGTGCGCGCGCCCATCGTCGTGCGCGAGCCCGCCCAGACGGTGCTTCGCAAAGTCTTAAGCGGCATCGCCCGTGCCCGTGGCAAGTGGGGTGCGCACGTGATCGCGGCGATGTTGCGCGGCTCCCGCGCCAAGAAGATCACCGGCGCCGGCCTCGACCGGCTCTCCACTCACGGCATCCTGCATGCGCTCCGTCAGGATGATCTCGTGCGCCTGCTCGATGTCTGCTCCCAACTCGGGCTGACCACGCAAAACACCTACGGCTGCCTCTCGCTCACCGACGCCGGCACTGAGCTGATGATGTCTTCGGAGCCTCTCTCCGAGACCGTCGCCGACGTGCTCGCCAGACATCTTCGCTCCACCTCCGAGTCGGGTGAGATCCCCCCAGGGCGCGCCGCCAGTCGCCCCACCGAGAGCTTCCCCCGCCCTGCCTCCGGCGATGGCGAGCTCGGTGAGACCTACCTGCGCACCCTGATGCTCGCCCGCGAAGGCCACGACTACCGCCAGATCGCCGAAGAGCGCGGGCTGACCCCCTCCAGCGTCCTTCGCCACTTTATGACCCTTGCCCAACGCGGTCATAAGCTTCCCCTCGACGACCACGCCGACGGTCGCCTGCTTCCAGAGCTTCGCGAGCTTGCCAGCGACTGGTCTCCCGATGATAAACTTGCCGAACTCAAAGAACGCCTCACAACCCCCTGCGACTACGATACGCTGAAGTTGAACCTCGCCATCGTACTTCAGGAACGTTTTGAACACGCCCAAACCCCCGAAGCCTCCTGA
- a CDS encoding YbaB/EbfC family nucleoid-associated protein, which yields MNSLVRQAQKMQSRITKVQEEIGNKTIEASTGGGMVTAVVNGKQELLQIKINPDVVDPSDVEVLEEMVLGAVNQAMEMAGEMMNSEIEKITGGLNIPGLF from the coding sequence ATGAATAGCCTGGTCCGCCAGGCCCAGAAGATGCAATCGCGCATCACCAAGGTTCAGGAAGAGATCGGCAACAAGACCATTGAGGCCTCCACCGGCGGCGGCATGGTCACGGCCGTGGTGAACGGCAAGCAGGAACTTCTGCAGATCAAGATCAACCCCGACGTCGTCGATCCTTCCGACGTTGAGGTGCTCGAAGAGATGGTGCTCGGCGCCGTCAACCAGGCCATGGAGATGGCCGGTGAGATGATGAACTCCGAGATCGAGAAGATCACCGGTGGCCTCAACATCCCGGGCCTCTTCTAA
- the recR gene encoding recombination mediator RecR — MKPRDPITRLVNAFRKLPGIGERTATRLAFFVLNESEEMARELAEALVEVKERVGLCQVCCNLTEAEVCEICRDTRRDTTTICVVERTQDLRAIERTGDFRGLYHVLHGLISPLDGVGPDDIRLRELLTRLQTPPEGMGEPQEVIVACSPSVDGEATALYLQRLLKPLGLKVSRIASGVPIGGELEYTDRVTLSRALSQRREM, encoded by the coding sequence ATGAAGCCCCGCGATCCCATCACTCGCCTGGTCAACGCGTTTCGCAAGTTGCCGGGTATTGGCGAGCGTACCGCCACGCGCCTGGCCTTCTTCGTGCTCAATGAGAGCGAGGAGATGGCCCGGGAGCTGGCCGAGGCGCTGGTGGAGGTCAAGGAGCGGGTGGGCCTGTGTCAGGTCTGCTGCAACCTGACCGAGGCCGAGGTCTGCGAGATCTGCCGCGACACCCGTCGCGACACCACCACGATCTGTGTGGTGGAGCGCACCCAAGATCTGCGGGCGATCGAGCGCACCGGTGATTTTCGCGGGCTCTACCACGTGTTGCACGGGCTTATCAGCCCGCTCGACGGGGTGGGGCCCGATGATATTCGTCTGCGCGAGCTGCTCACCCGCCTGCAGACCCCGCCCGAAGGCATGGGGGAGCCGCAGGAGGTGATCGTGGCCTGCAGCCCCTCGGTCGACGGGGAGGCCACCGCGCTTTATTTGCAGCGCTTGCTCAAGCCGCTGGGGCTCAAGGTCAGCCGCATCGCCAGCGGTGTTCCGATTGGTGGAGAGCTCGAATATACCGACCGGGTGACGCTCTCACGCGCCCTCTCGCAGAGGCGGGAAATGTAG
- a CDS encoding M20 metallopeptidase family protein, with the protein MMSQDLLTLDDELVAWRRHLHAHPELSFEEHQTAAFIEDQLAALGLKSARVAETGVVALIEGELPGPTRAFRADIDALPIQELRQSDYCSTRAGVMHACGHDVHTTVGLGVARELVARRSELKGRVKMIFQPAEEASPTGEPIGAERMAVEGVLEAPQVEAILALHCMPTLEVGKIGYTGGPVWAASELVEVVIEGKKSHGAYPHEGIDAVAVAAQVIVALQQVVSRITDAREAVVLSIGKLEAGNSYNIIAERAELTGILRGLSAPAMERARDAARQIVEGVSAALGARASIRFVPGARLTANDAALEARVVRLVEERVGEGVMVKHLPQLGAEDFAAFSTRVPAAYFFLGVKDPGSDEVHPLHTPRFDVDERCLTLGVRAITEALLGLG; encoded by the coding sequence ATGATGAGCCAGGACCTTTTAACCCTCGACGATGAGCTTGTGGCCTGGCGTCGCCATCTGCATGCCCACCCGGAGCTTTCGTTTGAAGAGCATCAGACCGCGGCGTTCATCGAAGATCAGCTGGCGGCGCTGGGGCTAAAGAGCGCGCGGGTGGCCGAGACGGGCGTTGTGGCGCTGATCGAGGGGGAGCTGCCCGGCCCGACGCGGGCGTTTCGCGCCGACATCGACGCCCTGCCCATTCAGGAGCTTCGCCAGAGCGACTATTGCAGCACGCGCGCCGGGGTGATGCATGCCTGCGGCCATGATGTGCACACGACGGTGGGGCTGGGAGTGGCGCGCGAGCTTGTGGCGCGGCGCAGTGAGCTTAAGGGGCGGGTGAAGATGATCTTTCAGCCCGCCGAAGAGGCATCGCCCACAGGTGAGCCGATCGGGGCGGAGCGCATGGCTGTGGAAGGTGTGCTCGAAGCGCCTCAGGTCGAGGCCATTCTTGCGCTGCACTGCATGCCCACTCTGGAGGTGGGTAAGATCGGGTATACCGGCGGGCCTGTGTGGGCGGCGTCGGAGCTTGTGGAAGTCGTGATCGAGGGCAAAAAGAGCCACGGCGCCTACCCGCACGAGGGCATCGACGCGGTGGCCGTGGCCGCCCAGGTGATCGTGGCGCTGCAGCAGGTCGTCAGCCGTATCACCGATGCGCGCGAGGCGGTGGTGCTCTCGATCGGGAAGCTCGAGGCGGGCAACTCCTACAACATCATCGCCGAGCGGGCCGAGCTCACCGGCATTCTGCGCGGACTTTCGGCCCCGGCGATGGAGCGCGCCCGCGACGCGGCGCGCCAGATCGTTGAGGGGGTCTCCGCCGCTCTGGGAGCGCGCGCCTCCATTCGTTTCGTGCCCGGCGCGCGCCTGACCGCCAACGATGCGGCGCTGGAGGCCCGCGTGGTGCGTCTGGTCGAAGAGCGCGTGGGCGAGGGTGTGATGGTGAAACATCTGCCGCAGCTTGGGGCCGAAGACTTCGCGGCCTTCTCCACCCGGGTGCCGGCGGCTTACTTCTTTCTGGGCGTCAAAGATCCGGGCTCCGATGAGGTGCACCCGCTGCACACCCCGCGCTTTGATGTCGATGAGCGCTGCCTCACGCTGGGCGTGCGCGCCATCACCGAGGCTTTGCTGGGCCTTGGCTAA
- a CDS encoding GTP-binding protein — MSFINYAQREIILKIVYYGPGLCGKTTNIKFIYSGTNPDARGKLVSLETKQERTLFFDFLPLSLPAIRGFKTRLHLYSVPGQLFYSASRKLIMKGADGVVFVADSQRARKEANIISMEDLKENLVAYGYDIDKIPFVIQYNKRDLPTAMPLEELRADLNPEGKYPDFEASAIAPNGPGVFETLKAVVKQILVELKKTK, encoded by the coding sequence ATGTCGTTCATCAATTACGCCCAGCGGGAAATCATCCTCAAGATCGTTTACTACGGGCCGGGGCTCTGTGGTAAAACGACGAACATTAAGTTCATCTACTCGGGGACTAACCCGGACGCGCGCGGTAAGCTGGTGAGTCTGGAGACCAAGCAAGAGCGCACGCTCTTCTTCGACTTCCTGCCCCTGAGTCTCCCGGCCATCCGCGGCTTTAAAACTCGCCTGCACCTCTACTCGGTGCCCGGTCAGCTCTTTTACAGCGCCAGCCGTAAGCTGATCATGAAAGGTGCCGACGGTGTTGTCTTCGTCGCCGACAGCCAGCGGGCTCGTAAAGAGGCCAACATCATCTCGATGGAGGATCTCAAAGAGAACCTGGTGGCCTACGGCTACGACATCGACAAGATCCCCTTTGTGATCCAGTACAACAAGCGCGACCTGCCCACGGCGATGCCGCTCGAAGAGCTGCGCGCCGACCTCAACCCGGAGGGCAAGTACCCCGACTTTGAGGCCAGCGCGATCGCGCCCAACGGCCCCGGCGTCTTCGAGACCCTTAAGGCGGTGGTCAAGCAGATCCTGGTCGAGCTGAAGAAGACCAAATAA
- a CDS encoding roadblock/LC7 domain-containing protein: protein MLSSQMVIYEEEHQKLTEICERLVRDALAKAIFIVDKDGQLVTATGETTGIDTTGLASLVAGSTAATGSLALMLGEEEFPVHFHEGKSKHLHVSVIGDTLILVVIFDERSSLGLVRLRVKRAYAEMADIIAAVAEKAKDGNKDMDIFGEITDDDIDSLFNDAF, encoded by the coding sequence ATGCTCAGTTCCCAGATGGTGATTTACGAAGAGGAGCACCAGAAGCTCACAGAGATCTGTGAGCGTCTTGTGCGCGATGCCCTCGCGAAAGCCATCTTTATCGTGGACAAAGACGGGCAGCTGGTCACCGCCACTGGCGAGACCACTGGTATCGACACCACCGGTCTTGCCTCGCTGGTCGCCGGCTCCACTGCGGCAACCGGCAGCCTGGCGCTGATGCTCGGTGAGGAGGAGTTCCCGGTTCACTTCCACGAAGGAAAAAGCAAGCATCTGCATGTCTCGGTGATCGGTGACACGCTGATTCTTGTGGTCATCTTCGACGAGCGCTCAAGCCTTGGTCTTGTGCGCCTGCGGGTCAAGCGCGCCTACGCGGAGATGGCCGACATCATCGCGGCGGTCGCCGAGAAGGCCAAAGACGGCAACAAAGATATGGATATCTTCGGCGAGATCACCGACGACGATATCGACAGCCTCTTCAATGATGCCTTCTAG